Within the Acidobacteriota bacterium genome, the region CTCCCGGAAGGCCGTAGATCGTGTCCACGCCCCAGCTCTGAAGCGTGCTGACCAAGGCGTCCGCTGCTGTGAATGCCATGCGCGGATGTGGTGCAAGAACAGCGCCGCTGGCGGTGGACGTCCCACGCGTACTGACGGCCGAATGCTCGTGGAAAGCGGATGTACGGGCCGCTGCCGCTCGAGCTCGCGCTCCTTGCGGACAGCGGCGTTGCGCGGAATCGGGGCGAGTCGCCCGGCGCGAAAAGGGTGGTTGTGGCAGTTCAGCTTCGCGTTCGGTCTCTAGCGGCGCACCTTCTGCCCTTCCTCGGATACCTCGCGCACGAGCTCGGCAGCCATCCGATCCCTGGCGGACCGCACGATGTCCGCCTGGGAGACCATCCCGATCACGCCTCCTCGCTCGTCAATCACCGGCACGCGGCGGATCTTCTCCTGCTCCATGACGTGCGCGCAGTCATCGAGATCCGCCTCCGGCGTCACTGTCGTCGCAGGCGACGTGAGCGCATCACGGGCTGACAGCTCCAACGGGTTCTTGCCCAGGGCCACCGTGCGGACGACGATGTCCCGGTCGGTGATGACACCGATCGGCTTCTTCGTCGTCTTGTCTTCGATGATGGGGATTTCGCCGCAATCGTGGTCGACCATCAGCTGCGCCACGTCACGGAGGTTCGTGTCAGGCGTGGCGGTCGCGGGGTCGCTCGTCATGATCTCGCGGACCTTCATAGGTGCCTCCTTAACTCGACCATCGTCTGGATTCGAGATCGATCCAGATGCATGGGTCGCGCCGAAGCCCTGGAGCCCACCCGGACGCTTTCGACCGGCGCGATCCGGCTGGTGC harbors:
- a CDS encoding CBS domain-containing protein, whose product is MKVREIMTSDPATATPDTNLRDVAQLMVDHDCGEIPIIEDKTTKKPIGVITDRDIVVRTVALGKNPLELSARDALTSPATTVTPEADLDDCAHVMEQEKIRRVPVIDERGGVIGMVSQADIVRSARDRMAAELVREVSEEGQKVRR